In Gimesia benthica, a single window of DNA contains:
- a CDS encoding sulfatase-like hydrolase/transferase, with translation MLNSGMRSLSLCLLTLCLSLSGLRSTTAAAPRTPGDRPNLIVIMVDDMGYAGVSCFGNPYFKTPEIDRLAAEGLKLTDFHSSGTVCSPTRAGLLTGRYQQRAGIEAVIHPVSDHPEHLKGLKRSENTFAELLKQAGYQTGLIGKWHQGYPHNSAEYHPDNHGFDTFVGYHSGNIDFISHVGDHVKHDWWHGRKETEEPGYSTHLINQYALQFIKDNQDRPFCLYLAHEAIHNPVQVPGDPVRRTEAEGWKRWKPAHEGERIEKFKGMTLPVDEGVGQIREFLVKSGLDKNTFVLFFSDNGPSRDFPSGSPTLRGAKGSVYEGGHRVPAIAWWPGKIEAGTVSDVPAISIDVMPTLLGIAQVTPPRERPLDGVDLSPVLFEQKSLSPRPLFWASLSNRGGRAEAMRDGPWKLVVQHPRAKPGTFENEKVELYRLDRDPGEKEDLQKTEPAQAAKMLKQLKAWYRDTQSTATPQPGGWLSQGS, from the coding sequence GTGCTCAATTCCGGGATGCGTAGCTTAAGTCTGTGCCTGTTGACGCTCTGTCTCTCTCTGTCTGGTCTACGAAGCACTACAGCCGCGGCTCCGCGGACGCCGGGAGATCGACCTAATCTGATCGTGATTATGGTGGACGATATGGGCTATGCCGGAGTCAGTTGTTTCGGCAATCCCTACTTTAAAACTCCCGAGATCGATCGGCTGGCAGCCGAAGGTCTGAAGCTGACCGACTTCCATTCTTCGGGCACCGTCTGTTCGCCCACGCGGGCCGGTCTGCTCACCGGTCGCTATCAGCAGCGGGCCGGCATTGAAGCGGTCATCCATCCGGTCAGCGATCATCCCGAGCATCTGAAAGGTTTGAAACGCAGCGAAAACACCTTCGCCGAACTGTTGAAACAGGCAGGTTACCAGACCGGCCTGATCGGGAAATGGCACCAGGGCTACCCACACAATTCCGCTGAGTATCATCCCGACAATCACGGGTTCGATACCTTCGTGGGTTATCACAGCGGCAATATCGATTTCATCAGTCACGTGGGAGACCACGTCAAACACGACTGGTGGCACGGACGCAAGGAGACCGAGGAACCCGGCTACTCGACGCACCTGATTAATCAGTACGCCCTGCAGTTCATTAAGGACAACCAGGACCGTCCCTTCTGTCTCTACCTGGCGCATGAAGCGATTCACAACCCGGTTCAGGTCCCCGGCGATCCGGTTCGTCGCACCGAAGCCGAAGGCTGGAAACGCTGGAAGCCGGCCCATGAAGGGGAACGCATCGAGAAGTTCAAAGGGATGACGCTCCCCGTCGATGAAGGCGTAGGGCAGATTCGTGAGTTCCTCGTGAAATCGGGACTCGATAAAAATACGTTCGTGCTGTTCTTCTCGGACAATGGTCCCTCGCGTGATTTCCCGAGTGGTAGTCCCACGCTACGGGGCGCCAAAGGTTCGGTTTACGAAGGCGGCCATCGCGTGCCTGCTATCGCCTGGTGGCCCGGCAAGATCGAGGCGGGCACCGTCTCGGATGTCCCCGCGATCAGCATCGATGTCATGCCGACTCTGCTGGGAATCGCCCAGGTGACTCCGCCCCGGGAGCGTCCCCTGGATGGCGTCGATCTCTCTCCGGTTCTGTTTGAACAGAAATCGCTCTCGCCGCGTCCGCTGTTCTGGGCCTCACTTTCGAATCGGGGCGGACGCGCAGAAGCGATGCGAGACGGTCCCTGGAAACTGGTCGTGCAGCATCCCCGCGCAAAACCAGGCACCTTCGAAAATGAAAAGGTTGAACTCTATCGCCTCGATCGTGATCCGGGCGAGAAAGAGGACCTGCAGAAAACCGAACCCGCCCAGGCTGCGAAAATGCTCAAGCAGCTCAAAGCCTGGTACCGCGATACGCAGTCCACCGCGACACCCCAGCCGGGAGGCTGGCTGTCGCAGGGGAGTTAG
- a CDS encoding DUF2975 domain-containing protein — protein MARKDRTSVICRILYYLCALSLWVMPAFLIWVWFCADLIAKQNGRIPVQAIPFPLPVSTKVGMVLLSALLIAPTYWGLISLRRFLKACCAEDYLGTQNSRLLKRFALGLMGSALLSPICGAALSVVLTMHNPPGQKMLAISIGSNQFILAGVGALIFLLANLLKRASLIAEEHAQII, from the coding sequence ATGGCTCGAAAAGATCGTACCAGTGTCATTTGCCGTATTCTGTATTATCTGTGTGCACTGTCCCTCTGGGTGATGCCCGCATTTCTAATCTGGGTCTGGTTTTGTGCCGACCTGATCGCGAAACAGAATGGCAGGATTCCTGTCCAAGCCATTCCTTTTCCGTTGCCGGTATCAACTAAAGTGGGCATGGTTTTACTCTCAGCCCTGCTGATCGCACCCACGTACTGGGGGCTGATTTCGCTACGTCGTTTTCTCAAAGCCTGTTGTGCCGAAGATTATCTGGGCACACAAAACAGTCGGCTGCTGAAACGTTTTGCCCTGGGGCTGATGGGCTCTGCTTTATTATCTCCCATCTGCGGAGCGGCGCTCAGTGTGGTATTGACGATGCATAATCCGCCCGGACAGAAAATGCTGGCGATCAGCATCGGTTCGAATCAGTTCATCCTGGCGGGAGTTGGCGCACTGATCTTTCTGCTGGCGAATCTGTTAAAGCGAGCCAGCCTGATCGCGGAAGAACACGCCCAGATCATTTAG
- a CDS encoding helix-turn-helix domain-containing protein — protein sequence MRICITLDVMLARRKVTSRDLAKHVGITEQNLSLLKSGKVKGIRFATLEKICEYLECQPGDILRYEAEAQSQAA from the coding sequence ATGCGAATTTGTATAACACTGGATGTCATGCTGGCCCGACGCAAAGTCACCTCACGCGATCTGGCAAAACACGTGGGAATCACCGAGCAGAATCTTTCGCTGCTCAAGTCGGGGAAAGTCAAAGGGATTCGCTTCGCGACGCTGGAAAAGATCTGTGAATACCTGGAGTGTCAGCCCGGTGATATCCTGCGTTATGAAGCGGAAGCACAGAGTCAGGCAGCCTGA
- a CDS encoding VOC family protein has product MKVHGVLETSIYVDDLQTAVDFYRQLFEFEIMAEDQRFCAMNAGDRSVFLIFKRGATHTAAHLEGGVIPPHDGDGPVHFAFAIERDDLAKWEERLVSAGVEIISRMSWPRGGESLYFRDPDDHVLELATPGIWPIY; this is encoded by the coding sequence GTGAAAGTGCATGGCGTACTGGAGACGTCGATTTACGTGGATGACCTGCAGACCGCGGTCGACTTTTATCGGCAGTTGTTTGAATTCGAAATCATGGCGGAGGACCAGCGGTTCTGCGCCATGAACGCCGGCGACCGCAGCGTGTTTCTGATCTTCAAACGTGGCGCCACCCATACCGCAGCCCATCTCGAAGGGGGTGTGATTCCACCCCACGACGGAGACGGTCCGGTCCACTTCGCTTTCGCCATCGAACGGGACGACCTCGCAAAATGGGAAGAACGCCTCGTCTCTGCAGGCGTGGAAATTATCAGCCGCATGAGCTGGCCGCGAGGTGGCGAAAGTCTCTACTTCCGCGATCCCGACGACCATGTGCTCGAACTCGCCACTCCCGGCATCTGGCCCATTTACTGA
- a CDS encoding class I SAM-dependent methyltransferase, producing the protein MARDLFQGTVPYYVRYRVPYPEELLSRIRDRAATSGDGLLLDLGSGTGEIALRLAPDFREVTAVEPDPAMRSAGLTKMREQQIDNVSWRSETAEAFSADEKTLELVTIGAAFHWMDRGLLARRIRGWLRPGQPLVIMGYTSIWSGTADWLPLVREVLQRCLGEKRRAGSGNYPELSQPHEEILLEAGYQIEELKTRITQQWTLETLIGNLYSTSFASPAVLGEKQSAFEADLRQTLLDFDSRGTYSEEMTFYALLAWPV; encoded by the coding sequence GTGGCCAGAGATCTTTTTCAGGGAACGGTGCCTTATTACGTGCGGTATCGCGTGCCCTACCCCGAAGAGCTGCTCTCTCGAATCCGGGACCGGGCTGCGACGTCGGGAGACGGACTTCTACTGGACCTGGGCAGCGGCACCGGTGAGATCGCCTTACGGCTGGCGCCTGACTTTCGCGAAGTGACGGCCGTCGAACCCGATCCTGCGATGCGATCTGCGGGACTGACGAAGATGCGGGAACAGCAGATTGATAATGTCAGCTGGCGTTCCGAAACCGCGGAAGCCTTCTCTGCGGACGAGAAAACATTGGAACTGGTAACGATCGGCGCAGCCTTCCACTGGATGGATCGCGGACTGCTGGCGCGACGGATTCGAGGCTGGCTGCGTCCCGGACAGCCGCTGGTGATCATGGGGTACACGAGCATCTGGAGTGGGACTGCGGACTGGCTCCCACTGGTGCGGGAAGTTCTGCAGCGCTGCCTGGGAGAAAAACGGCGTGCGGGTTCGGGCAATTATCCCGAACTCTCCCAGCCTCATGAGGAGATCCTGCTGGAAGCGGGCTACCAGATCGAGGAACTCAAGACCCGGATCACACAACAGTGGACGCTGGAGACACTGATCGGCAATCTCTATTCGACGTCCTTCGCCTCCCCAGCGGTTCTGGGAGAAAAGCAGAGTGCCTTCGAAGCCGACCTGAGGCAGACGCTACTCGACTTTGATTCCCGCGGCACGTATTCCGAAGAGATGACCTTCTACGCCCTGCTGGCGTGGCCCGTGTAG